One stretch of Deinococcus hopiensis KR-140 DNA includes these proteins:
- a CDS encoding transposase family protein — protein sequence MNRKQFRRRTGVYPETFAEMEEVLTLREGQKKKSGRPAALSVAEQLLMTLEFWREYRTFAHLGDDWGVHEATVHRTVERVEAALIASARFQLPKKRVFQEAQLVYSIVAVDASEVPCERPKKSSARGTAARKSGTP from the coding sequence ATGAATCGCAAGCAGTTCCGTCGACGCACCGGGGTCTACCCGGAAACGTTTGCTGAGATGGAAGAGGTGCTGACCCTACGCGAAGGACAGAAAAAGAAATCAGGCCGCCCCGCCGCGCTCAGCGTGGCGGAACAACTGCTGATGACCCTGGAATTCTGGCGCGAGTACCGGACCTTCGCCCACCTGGGTGACGACTGGGGTGTGCACGAAGCCACCGTGCATCGCACGGTGGAACGCGTGGAAGCGGCTCTGATTGCCAGTGCACGGTTCCAGCTGCCCAAGAAACGCGTGTTTCAGGAAGCACAACTCGTGTACAGCATCGTCGCGGTCGATGCTTCCGAAGTGCCCTGTGAACGGCCCAAAAAAAGCAGCGCGCGTGGTACAGCGGCAAGAAAAAGCGGCACACCCTGA
- a CDS encoding transposase family protein, with amino-acid sequence MLMCTVTQRILGTATSAGAVHDLKLFRQSGVRFPHQTALIGDAGYQGLWRSHRHALTPHKATQASPLSAEQRQDNRVLAHTRQAIEHMIRRMKIFRVLKGVYRHRRRRFALRVQLIAALCNLTQACRS; translated from the coding sequence GTGCTGATGTGCACAGTGACGCAGCGCATCCTGGGCACCGCCACGAGCGCTGGGGCGGTTCATGACCTAAAGCTGTTTCGTCAGTCAGGCGTTCGTTTTCCTCACCAAACGGCGCTTATTGGAGATGCAGGGTATCAGGGCCTGTGGAGAAGCCACAGGCACGCCCTTACCCCCCATAAGGCGACGCAGGCGTCGCCTCTGTCCGCGGAGCAGCGCCAGGACAACCGTGTCCTCGCGCATACCAGGCAGGCAATCGAGCATATGATCCGTCGCATGAAGATCTTCCGTGTGCTGAAGGGCGTGTACCGACATCGGCGGCGTCGGTTTGCACTCCGGGTTCAGCTCATCGCAGCGCTGTGCAACCTCACCCAAGCCTGCCGATCGTGA
- a CDS encoding DUF421 domain-containing protein: MSQGSPEVIPFDLARMFLGDTSPLFLLEIAFRTALMFLWLVFLLRVTGKRGLAQLSPLELAIVIGLGSAAGDPMFYPEVPLLHAMLVLALVVVFQRLLSFLVIRSERVETFVEGKPVELVRDGVIFLSALAQANLSREDLFERLRAQGVRQLGEVQRVYFEQDGNLSVFSLEEDPPAGLAIVPPWDLELPPPVLAGAAYVGALACLQCGTTQRMEAEVRACPSCEHAIWTPATTDPLGGTGKGKRGGQSGDRSHQPQGGGSGPGHKS; this comes from the coding sequence ATGAGTCAGGGCAGCCCAGAGGTAATTCCCTTCGATCTTGCCCGCATGTTCCTGGGCGACACCTCGCCCCTCTTCCTGCTGGAGATCGCCTTCCGCACCGCCCTGATGTTCCTGTGGCTGGTCTTCCTGCTCCGCGTCACCGGCAAGCGCGGCCTGGCCCAGCTCAGCCCCCTCGAACTCGCCATCGTCATTGGGCTGGGTTCCGCTGCCGGGGACCCGATGTTCTACCCGGAAGTCCCCCTCCTGCACGCCATGCTGGTCCTGGCCCTGGTCGTGGTGTTCCAACGTCTCCTGTCCTTCCTGGTGATCCGCAGCGAACGCGTCGAGACCTTTGTCGAGGGCAAGCCGGTGGAGCTGGTACGCGACGGGGTGATCTTCCTTTCAGCCCTGGCGCAGGCGAACCTCAGCCGAGAGGACCTGTTCGAGCGTCTACGGGCACAGGGCGTTCGGCAACTGGGTGAGGTGCAGCGCGTGTACTTTGAGCAGGACGGGAACCTGAGCGTCTTCTCCCTGGAGGAAGACCCGCCTGCAGGCCTGGCCATCGTGCCGCCCTGGGACCTGGAATTGCCTCCTCCCGTGCTGGCTGGGGCCGCCTACGTGGGAGCACTCGCCTGCTTGCAGTGCGGCACGACCCAGCGTATGGAGGCAGAGGTTCGGGCCTGTCCATCTTGCGAACACGCCATCTGGACGCCTGCGACGACGGATCCGCTGGGGGGAACAGGGAAGGGAAAGAGGGGCGGGCAGAGCGGAGACCGTTCCCATCAACCGCAGGGGGGTGGGAGCGGGCCGGGGCACAAGAGCTAG
- a CDS encoding antitoxin Xre/MbcA/ParS toxin-binding domain-containing protein, producing MIVLDLSGSTGSPPEAIRTWFPSPISALGDRVPLDMLREGQNEELIETLSHVLEGMPG from the coding sequence GTGATCGTGCTGGACCTAAGCGGGAGTACAGGATCGCCGCCCGAAGCGATTCGCACCTGGTTTCCCAGTCCGATTTCGGCCCTAGGTGACCGCGTGCCGCTGGACATGCTCCGGGAAGGGCAGAACGAGGAGCTGATCGAGACCCTCTCGCACGTATTGGAGGGCATGCCGGGCTGA
- a CDS encoding antitoxin Xre/MbcA/ParS toxin-binding domain-containing protein: MTANSVDRIELGGGDLSLKAEGHVMMTVNGRPVYANPDSQALVSVEELLRLATFITDSQDVAQAWMERPNPGLSNLTPREAVEVGQGQRAANILRSFLAL, translated from the coding sequence ATGACGGCCAACAGCGTTGATAGGATTGAACTGGGCGGTGGTGACCTGAGCCTGAAGGCAGAAGGACACGTCATGATGACGGTGAACGGTCGACCGGTCTACGCTAACCCAGATTCTCAGGCACTGGTCAGCGTGGAAGAGCTGTTGCGCCTGGCTACATTCATCACCGATAGCCAGGATGTCGCTCAGGCCTGGATGGAGCGGCCGAACCCCGGACTGAGCAACCTCACGCCCCGCGAAGCGGTCGAGGTCGGCCAAGGTCAGAGAGCCGCCAACATCTTGAGGTCCTTTCTCGCCTTGTGA
- a CDS encoding SDR family NAD(P)-dependent oxidoreductase, which yields MKKLEGKIALITGGSSGIGLATAQRFVAEGAYVFITGRRQEELDAAVRLIGQQVTGVQGDVANLADLDRLYEQVRQQKGHLDIVFANAGGSNGMVPLGAITEEHFDQVFNINVRGLLFTVQKALPLLRDGSSIILTASTTGSKGAAAFSVYSASKAAVRSFARTWTVDLQARKIRVNALSPGPTETPGVTRLGDTPAQKQFVKDYIVANVPLGRLGQPEETAKAAVFLASDDSSFITGIELFVDGGVAQI from the coding sequence ATGAAAAAACTGGAAGGCAAAATCGCGCTCATCACGGGCGGCAGTTCGGGCATCGGCCTGGCAACCGCGCAACGTTTCGTGGCGGAAGGCGCGTACGTCTTTATTACCGGCCGTCGGCAGGAAGAGCTGGACGCCGCCGTAAGGCTTATCGGCCAGCAGGTGACCGGCGTGCAGGGTGACGTGGCCAATCTGGCTGACCTCGACCGTCTCTACGAGCAGGTGCGCCAGCAGAAAGGCCACCTCGACATTGTGTTCGCCAATGCCGGCGGGAGCAATGGTATGGTGCCGCTGGGCGCCATTACGGAAGAACACTTTGATCAGGTGTTCAACATCAATGTGAGGGGATTGTTGTTTACCGTGCAAAAAGCGCTCCCCCTGCTGCGCGACGGGAGCTCCATCATCCTCACGGCATCCACGACCGGCTCCAAGGGGGCGGCGGCCTTTAGTGTGTACAGCGCCTCGAAGGCCGCCGTGCGCTCATTTGCCCGCACCTGGACGGTGGATTTGCAGGCCCGTAAGATTCGGGTGAATGCGCTGAGCCCCGGGCCTACGGAAACGCCTGGCGTCACCCGGTTGGGCGATACGCCGGCGCAAAAGCAGTTCGTCAAAGACTACATCGTCGCCAACGTGCCGCTGGGCCGGTTGGGGCAGCCGGAGGAGACGGCGAAAGCGGCCGTTTTCCTGGCCTCCGACGACAGCAGCTTTATTACGGGCATTGAGCTGTTTGTGGACGGCGGTGTGGCTCAAATCTAG
- a CDS encoding helix-turn-helix transcriptional regulator yields MLKETSLAATLRVWRERLTPAQAGLPDRASRQTPGLRREELAELAGLSVDYLVRLEQGRSTAPSGPAVASLATALRLTQAERDHLYVLAGLRPPADQLISDEISPAVMRLLTRLGDVPVSVFAADWRQIWWSQSWAALVGDPSSVAPEDRNFVGACFPVPGGRSRVSGWPVLGDHPGKAKRARVADLRLASAQYPNDPRLMDLLHNLIGGNPEFAEMWRAGVVGNHSQDHMVVQHPVVGDVWVDCDVLTVGDTNLKIVTMTAEADSEDARRIERARQALLSVVGER; encoded by the coding sequence ATGCTGAAGGAAACCAGCCTGGCGGCGACCCTGCGCGTCTGGCGTGAACGGCTCACCCCTGCCCAGGCCGGCCTGCCTGACCGAGCCTCACGTCAGACGCCAGGACTGCGGCGTGAGGAACTGGCCGAGCTGGCGGGCCTCTCGGTGGATTACCTCGTGCGGCTGGAACAAGGAAGGTCGACCGCGCCGTCCGGCCCTGCCGTGGCGTCCCTGGCCACGGCCCTGCGGCTCACCCAGGCGGAGCGCGATCACCTCTACGTCCTGGCTGGTCTGCGGCCACCCGCCGATCAGCTGATCAGCGACGAGATCTCTCCTGCCGTGATGCGGCTGCTCACCCGGCTGGGAGACGTCCCCGTGTCCGTCTTCGCGGCGGACTGGCGGCAAATCTGGTGGAGTCAGAGCTGGGCCGCGCTGGTCGGTGACCCCTCCAGCGTCGCGCCGGAGGACCGCAACTTCGTGGGCGCGTGCTTCCCCGTGCCGGGTGGACGTAGCCGCGTGAGCGGGTGGCCAGTCCTCGGCGACCACCCGGGAAAGGCCAAGCGGGCGAGGGTGGCCGACCTCAGGCTGGCCAGCGCGCAGTATCCCAACGACCCGCGCCTGATGGACCTTCTGCACAACTTAATCGGGGGGAACCCAGAATTCGCGGAGATGTGGCGCGCGGGTGTGGTCGGCAACCATTCGCAGGACCACATGGTCGTTCAGCATCCCGTCGTCGGCGACGTGTGGGTGGACTGTGACGTGCTCACCGTCGGCGACACGAACCTCAAAATCGTTACCATGACCGCAGAAGCAGACAGCGAGGACGCCCGCAGGATTGAGCGGGCGCGTCAGGCTCTACTCTCGGTGGTGGGTGAGCGCTAA
- a CDS encoding ABC transporter permease, whose product MRARRGLGLKDGLRVASVGLRSRPRRAALSALGIAIGTAAVVGILGLSSSSQAGLLAEIDRLGTNLLTAEAGQRLTGGEAKLPREAPARIAHLDNVEQVAHTGLIKDRYVYRNPVIPVGNTGGLQVRATSLNLLSVLGTGVARGDWLNGGTAQVPVTVLGAATAARLGIGRVYPGGRVWLGGQWFSVAGILKPSPLVPDIDSSALIGYPAAQKYLGYVSRVHGEQQAGPPSSVYVRAAIHAVAGVQLLLGRTASPGAPSEVSVSQPSDVLTARAAAAGAFDSLFLGLGVVALIVGAVGVANIMVISVLERRSEIGLRRALGATQGQIQTQFLAESVLLCVTGGGAGVLAGAAATAVYASSKGWAVVIPPEAWAGGIASAIVIGAIAGLLPAVQASRMSPTTALRTG is encoded by the coding sequence GTGAGGGCCAGGCGCGGGTTGGGGCTGAAGGACGGGTTGCGGGTGGCGAGCGTCGGGCTGCGGTCCAGGCCGCGGCGCGCCGCGCTGTCCGCGCTCGGAATCGCGATTGGGACAGCCGCGGTCGTGGGGATCCTCGGACTCTCCTCCTCCTCGCAGGCCGGGCTGCTCGCAGAGATTGACCGGCTCGGTACGAACCTGCTGACCGCTGAGGCCGGGCAGCGCCTCACGGGAGGTGAGGCGAAGTTGCCCCGCGAAGCACCAGCGCGGATCGCCCACCTGGACAACGTCGAGCAGGTGGCGCACACCGGCCTGATCAAGGACAGGTACGTCTACCGGAACCCGGTGATTCCGGTGGGCAACACGGGGGGGCTCCAGGTGCGGGCCACCAGCCTCAACCTGCTGTCCGTGCTGGGCACCGGCGTTGCACGCGGCGACTGGCTGAACGGGGGCACGGCCCAGGTGCCGGTCACGGTGCTCGGCGCGGCCACTGCGGCGCGGCTGGGGATCGGCCGCGTCTACCCGGGTGGGCGCGTCTGGCTGGGAGGCCAATGGTTCAGCGTCGCGGGCATCCTCAAGCCCTCACCGCTGGTACCCGACATCGACAGCAGCGCACTGATCGGGTACCCGGCGGCTCAGAAGTACCTCGGCTATGTCAGCCGAGTTCACGGCGAGCAGCAGGCTGGCCCGCCAAGTTCGGTCTACGTGCGCGCCGCCATCCATGCTGTGGCGGGGGTCCAGTTGCTGCTCGGGCGGACGGCCAGTCCCGGGGCACCGAGCGAGGTGAGCGTCAGTCAGCCGTCTGACGTGCTGACTGCCCGGGCCGCAGCGGCGGGAGCGTTCGACAGCCTCTTTCTCGGGCTCGGCGTGGTGGCCCTGATCGTGGGCGCCGTAGGGGTCGCCAACATCATGGTCATCTCGGTGCTCGAACGCCGTTCGGAAATCGGGCTGCGCCGCGCCCTGGGGGCAACGCAGGGTCAGATCCAGACGCAGTTCCTCGCGGAGTCGGTCCTGCTGTGCGTTACCGGCGGTGGTGCTGGCGTGCTGGCCGGGGCCGCGGCAACAGCCGTCTACGCCAGCTCGAAAGGCTGGGCCGTCGTTATCCCCCCCGAGGCGTGGGCAGGCGGCATCGCGTCGGCCATCGTGATCGGAGCCATCGCTGGCCTGCTACCCGCCGTTCAAGCGTCCCGGATGTCGCCGACCACGGCCTTACGCACGGGATGA
- a CDS encoding ABC transporter ATP-binding protein — MKSEWVLELEGVNKVYGGQPPVSALRDVSFSVRRGELVAIVGPSGSGKSTLLHILGTLELPSSGVVRIGGVNVSRLSDPELSWLRAREIGFIFQQFFLAEHATVRENVADGLLYAGVPAAERYRRADEALERVGLAERANFRPTTLSGGQRQRVAIARALVGRPSIVLADEPTGNLDSATGASIMALLRELNATGATIVMITHDGTLGGGLPRQIRVLDGQVVSDTGQGHTVMATPTVGACMPGESQ, encoded by the coding sequence ATGAAAAGTGAATGGGTTCTGGAGCTGGAGGGCGTGAACAAGGTCTACGGTGGGCAGCCTCCAGTGTCCGCCCTCCGGGACGTGTCCTTCTCGGTGCGGCGGGGCGAACTGGTGGCGATCGTCGGACCCTCTGGGTCGGGCAAGTCCACGCTCCTGCACATCCTGGGGACGCTGGAACTGCCGAGCAGCGGCGTGGTCCGGATCGGTGGGGTCAATGTGTCGCGGCTGAGTGACCCCGAGTTGTCGTGGCTGCGCGCCCGGGAGATCGGGTTCATCTTCCAGCAGTTCTTCCTGGCCGAACACGCCACGGTGCGCGAGAATGTCGCTGACGGCCTCCTCTACGCGGGCGTTCCCGCCGCCGAGCGGTACCGGCGCGCGGATGAAGCGCTCGAGCGGGTCGGCCTCGCTGAACGTGCGAACTTCAGGCCCACAACGCTTTCTGGCGGGCAGCGGCAGCGGGTGGCGATCGCGCGGGCGCTCGTCGGGCGTCCCTCCATCGTCCTCGCGGACGAACCGACCGGGAATCTCGACAGCGCGACCGGCGCGTCGATCATGGCGCTTCTCCGCGAGCTCAACGCCACTGGGGCCACCATCGTCATGATCACCCACGACGGGACCCTCGGGGGTGGGTTGCCACGCCAGATTCGGGTGTTGGACGGCCAGGTGGTCTCTGATACCGGTCAGGGCCACACCGTCATGGCGACTCCCACGGTGGGTGCATGCATGCCGGGGGAGTCGCAGTGA
- a CDS encoding peptidoglycan-binding protein gives MKRRNWVLGAAALLAGGMGVMPSARPPATAAQEPSPNTVKVKQGKLSAMVSLNGLLTHRARPDGSPYAVINQTRGIYTALPQTGDQIACGDVFYRVNDHPVLLLCGPVPVYRALHSGDVGQDVRQLNRNLHTLGHDVGAAITPDDNTFTVRTRKALEKLQQGEGANVTGKLELGDAVFLPESVQIARVTGELGGSAQPGEQVLSATSGTQEVQVNLDAAQQGEVKKGDLARITLPGNASVTGRVDRLGRVAQVPAGQSDAGAATLQAYIRLDDPTKAGGLDQAPVQVDVTAEGVENALSVPVVALVGTPGGGFAVEIVRAGSRRELVAVKLGLFDTSAGRVQVDGKLHEGDEVVVPPL, from the coding sequence ATGAAGCGCAGGAATTGGGTGCTGGGCGCAGCGGCCCTTCTCGCCGGAGGCATGGGCGTGATGCCCAGCGCCAGGCCACCGGCCACAGCTGCACAGGAGCCGTCGCCCAACACCGTGAAGGTGAAACAGGGCAAGCTCTCGGCAATGGTCTCTCTCAATGGGCTCCTGACCCACCGGGCACGCCCGGACGGCTCGCCCTACGCCGTGATTAACCAGACCCGTGGGATCTACACCGCGCTGCCCCAGACTGGCGACCAGATTGCCTGTGGAGACGTGTTCTACCGGGTAAACGACCATCCGGTGCTGCTGCTGTGCGGTCCCGTCCCGGTCTACCGCGCCCTGCACAGCGGCGATGTGGGCCAGGACGTACGGCAGCTCAACCGGAACCTGCACACGCTCGGCCATGACGTCGGTGCCGCTATCACGCCGGATGACAACACGTTCACCGTGAGGACCCGGAAAGCGCTTGAAAAGCTCCAGCAGGGCGAGGGCGCCAACGTGACCGGGAAGCTTGAGCTCGGCGACGCGGTCTTCCTGCCCGAGTCCGTGCAGATTGCGAGGGTGACGGGCGAACTCGGTGGCTCCGCCCAGCCGGGGGAGCAGGTCCTGTCCGCCACCTCGGGCACGCAGGAGGTGCAGGTGAATCTCGACGCGGCGCAGCAGGGTGAGGTGAAGAAGGGCGACCTCGCGCGGATCACCCTGCCTGGCAACGCGTCGGTGACGGGCAGGGTGGACCGGCTCGGGAGGGTGGCCCAGGTCCCTGCTGGACAGAGCGATGCTGGGGCCGCGACCCTCCAGGCCTACATCCGGCTCGACGACCCGACAAAAGCAGGTGGCCTCGACCAGGCTCCGGTCCAGGTGGACGTCACCGCCGAGGGGGTGGAGAACGCCCTGAGTGTCCCCGTGGTCGCGCTCGTCGGGACGCCGGGTGGTGGGTTCGCGGTCGAAATCGTGCGCGCTGGCAGTCGACGCGAACTGGTCGCCGTGAAGCTGGGCCTGTTCGACACCTCAGCCGGACGGGTTCAGGTCGACGGCAAACTCCACGAAGGAGACGAAGTGGTGGTGCCGCCCTTATGA
- a CDS encoding M15 family metallopeptidase, whose translation MANLNPGLLRALRQAARDAAKEDVTFFVNSGWRSPKYQNQLLQEAVTNYGSAKEAARWVATPETSPHVSGDAADIGPPKAAAWLSEHGARYGLCQIYRNEPWHYELRPKASASGCPPMYADPTQDPRVR comes from the coding sequence GTGGCCAACCTCAACCCCGGTCTCCTCAGGGCGCTTCGTCAGGCGGCCAGAGACGCCGCGAAAGAGGACGTCACGTTCTTCGTCAACAGTGGCTGGCGCTCCCCGAAGTACCAGAACCAACTCCTTCAGGAGGCGGTGACGAACTACGGCTCAGCAAAGGAGGCCGCCCGGTGGGTGGCCACCCCGGAGACGTCTCCTCACGTGTCGGGGGACGCTGCCGACATTGGGCCCCCGAAAGCCGCGGCGTGGCTGTCCGAACACGGTGCCCGGTACGGGCTATGCCAGATCTACCGCAATGAGCCCTGGCACTACGAGCTGCGTCCCAAAGCGTCCGCCAGCGGGTGCCCGCCCATGTATGCCGACCCCACGCAGGACCCGAGGGTGCGGTGA
- a CDS encoding response regulator transcription factor encodes MRVLIAEDEPYLAQAIQGGLRLEAIAADIAGDGDTALELLSINAYDIAVLDRDIPGPSGDEIARRIVASGSGLPILMLTAADRIDDKASGFELGADDYLTKPFELRELVLRLRALGRRCPHSRPPVREIAGLRLDPFRREVYRDGRYVALTRKQFAVLEVLIAAEGGVVSAEDLLKRAWDERADPFTNAVRITVSALRKRLGEPWIIATVAGAGYRIGAGADAGGGESGGG; translated from the coding sequence ATGCGCGTGTTGATCGCCGAGGACGAACCCTACCTGGCACAAGCCATTCAGGGCGGCCTCCGCCTGGAAGCGATCGCGGCCGACATCGCTGGTGACGGCGACACCGCTCTGGAACTGCTGAGCATCAACGCCTACGACATCGCCGTCCTCGACCGTGATATTCCAGGGCCCTCCGGCGACGAGATCGCCAGGCGCATCGTGGCTTCCGGCAGCGGGCTACCGATCCTGATGCTTACCGCTGCCGACCGGATAGACGACAAGGCGTCCGGCTTTGAACTTGGTGCCGACGACTACCTTACCAAGCCCTTTGAGCTGCGGGAACTCGTGCTTCGTCTCCGCGCGCTCGGCCGCAGGTGCCCGCACAGTAGGCCGCCAGTGCGGGAGATCGCCGGGCTGCGGCTGGACCCGTTTCGCCGAGAGGTCTACCGGGACGGCCGCTACGTTGCGCTGACCAGAAAGCAGTTCGCTGTGCTCGAAGTGCTCATCGCCGCCGAGGGGGGTGTGGTCAGCGCTGAAGACCTCCTGAAACGCGCCTGGGACGAGCGCGCGGACCCGTTTACCAACGCCGTGCGCATCACGGTTTCTGCCCTGCGCAAACGGCTTGGCGAACCCTGGATCATCGCCACTGTGGCTGGGGCCGGGTACCGCATCGGCGCGGGAGCAGACGCCGGAGGTGGGGAAAGCGGCGGTGGGTAG
- a CDS encoding sensor histidine kinase — MLAGALLLAAVWVFLLRGRPYSWSVPGPSDFLRALNLHNFGPNVFLPAALMVLAFLLVFGLVGGWLLAGRMLAPLTRITDATRRATTGSLTHRIQLTGRRDEFRELADAFDAMLARLEAQVGEQQRFAANAAHELRTPLAITQTLLDVARGDPHRDSSELVDRLHAVNSRAIRLTEALLVLSHADGRAFTREHVDLSLIAEEAAETLLPFAEKRGVTIKTSGDAIHTTGSHALLLQLTTNLVHNAVVHNLPEGGNVWVTTSVFPTRALLTVENTGEHLSRQLVATLAEPFQRGAERRVTDHAGVGLGLAIVESITRAHGGVLTLTPRPAGGLCVTVQLPTASLRAW, encoded by the coding sequence ATGCTCGCGGGTGCCTTGCTGCTCGCTGCGGTGTGGGTGTTCCTCCTGCGCGGACGACCGTACAGTTGGTCTGTTCCCGGTCCGTCTGACTTTCTGCGTGCCCTCAACCTCCACAACTTCGGCCCCAATGTTTTCCTTCCAGCAGCACTTATGGTCCTGGCGTTCCTGCTGGTGTTCGGCCTCGTGGGCGGGTGGCTGCTCGCTGGCCGCATGCTCGCTCCGTTGACCCGCATCACCGACGCCACCCGCAGAGCCACAACGGGATCGCTCACCCACCGAATCCAGCTCACAGGCCGCAGAGACGAGTTCCGCGAACTCGCCGACGCCTTCGACGCCATGCTCGCACGCCTCGAAGCCCAGGTCGGCGAACAGCAGAGGTTCGCCGCCAACGCCGCCCACGAACTGCGAACCCCACTGGCGATTACGCAGACCCTGCTCGACGTGGCCCGCGGGGACCCACACCGCGACTCCAGCGAACTCGTCGACCGCCTCCACGCCGTCAATTCCCGGGCTATCCGCCTCACTGAAGCGCTCCTTGTGCTCAGCCACGCGGACGGACGGGCCTTCACCCGAGAGCACGTCGACCTGTCTCTCATCGCGGAAGAAGCTGCGGAAACGCTCCTCCCCTTCGCGGAAAAACGTGGCGTCACCATCAAAACCTCTGGCGACGCCATCCACACCACCGGCTCGCACGCACTTTTGTTGCAGTTGACCACGAATCTCGTCCACAACGCGGTCGTTCACAACCTGCCTGAAGGGGGCAACGTGTGGGTCACGACCAGCGTTTTCCCCACACGTGCGCTGCTCACGGTCGAGAACACAGGCGAGCACCTCTCCCGACAGCTGGTTGCCACGCTCGCCGAGCCGTTTCAACGGGGAGCTGAACGGAGAGTGACCGACCACGCGGGCGTTGGTCTTGGCCTGGCCATCGTCGAGAGCATCACCCGGGCACACGGCGGGGTCCTGACCCTCACCCCCCGGCCCGCTGGGGGACTCTGCGTCACGGTGCAACTCCCCACCGCGTCGCTGCGCGCCTGGTGA
- a CDS encoding response regulator transcription factor: protein MQPHILVIEDNSDVASIVQYELEGAGCAVVTAPDGITGLTWAREQPPHLVILDLGLPDVDGAEITQRLRKTSRVPIIILTAIDAIDSKVGLLAAGADDYLTKPFHPEELVACVKAQLSEQGATATVSLGALEIHTQKRQVTYGGREIELSRQEYALLLLLCRQPGRVYSRAEINQHIWNGTLQRSSNVVDVHMGNLRNKFREFGGHNVLRSVRGVGYALRPPD, encoded by the coding sequence ATGCAGCCCCATATCCTTGTAATCGAGGACAACTCCGATGTTGCCAGCATCGTTCAATACGAACTGGAGGGAGCGGGCTGCGCAGTCGTCACCGCACCGGACGGCATCACCGGCCTAACCTGGGCGCGCGAACAACCTCCGCACCTGGTGATCCTCGACCTGGGACTCCCAGATGTTGACGGTGCCGAAATCACCCAGCGCCTGCGCAAGACCTCCCGGGTTCCCATCATCATCCTGACGGCGATTGACGCCATCGACAGCAAAGTCGGTCTCCTCGCCGCTGGAGCCGACGACTACCTGACCAAGCCCTTTCACCCGGAAGAGCTGGTCGCGTGCGTCAAGGCGCAGCTGAGCGAGCAGGGCGCTACAGCAACGGTCTCGCTCGGTGCGCTTGAAATCCACACCCAAAAGCGCCAGGTGACCTACGGCGGACGCGAAATCGAACTCTCCCGACAAGAGTATGCGCTTTTGCTGCTGCTGTGCCGGCAACCGGGCCGCGTGTACTCACGCGCAGAGATCAACCAGCACATCTGGAACGGAACGCTACAGCGCTCCTCCAACGTGGTAGACGTGCACATGGGCAACCTCCGCAACAAATTCCGCGAATTTGGAGGGCACAATGTCTTGCGGAGCGTCCGGGGTGTCGGTTACGCCCTGCGCCCGCCAGATTGA
- the yqeK gene encoding bis(5'-nucleosyl)-tetraphosphatase (symmetrical) YqeK yields the protein MMSLFPKTGTLAADVDRVLAAFGREVTRHHVPRVTQRAEELALQFGVDVHAARTAALLHDLGGIFRRDEMVDLCTALELPVVPEERRVPLLLHAKLSVVLAREWQGVDSPEILQAIRYHTTLHASATALDQVVFLADKLEWDQGGEPPYARALCAALEGGLEAGTRWMLGWMALPEARLLIPHPDLREAWRAYGLTDPSAAAREWSG from the coding sequence ATGATGTCTCTCTTTCCAAAGACGGGAACTCTTGCGGCCGACGTGGACCGGGTTCTGGCTGCTTTTGGCCGGGAGGTCACCCGGCACCACGTACCGCGCGTGACCCAGAGGGCTGAGGAACTTGCCCTTCAGTTCGGTGTAGATGTGCACGCCGCCAGAACAGCGGCGCTGCTTCATGACCTCGGGGGCATCTTCCGGCGTGACGAAATGGTCGACCTGTGCACAGCGCTGGAGTTGCCTGTCGTGCCCGAGGAGCGGCGGGTTCCTCTGCTGCTCCACGCGAAGTTGAGCGTGGTCCTCGCGCGCGAGTGGCAGGGGGTCGACTCTCCTGAGATCTTGCAGGCCATCCGGTATCACACCACGCTGCACGCCAGCGCGACCGCCCTGGACCAGGTGGTGTTTCTGGCCGATAAGTTGGAATGGGATCAGGGTGGAGAGCCCCCTTATGCCCGCGCCCTATGTGCAGCGCTCGAAGGCGGGCTGGAAGCGGGAACACGCTGGATGCTGGGTTGGATGGCTCTTCCAGAGGCGAGGTTACTCATTCCACATCCAGACCTGCGTGAAGCCTGGCGCGCCTACGGCCTGACGGACCCATCGGCAGCAGCACGTGAATGGAGCGGCTGA